A DNA window from Anaerocolumna sp. AGMB13020 contains the following coding sequences:
- a CDS encoding sensor histidine kinase, protein MKRTLFMKLILLYFASAVFMFLLLNTYGLNHYAEKLVEEKKMQLYTQALSISNDYMSDFYNQKLSLSDLSSKVKAMSTMLDARIWIVNKNGTVLYDTTPSDTGNDYINIFELDSDFLYQPFPATGSLESVLKTPMVSVVYKVLYKYQVRGYVVIHYSYDKIHKSSLGFTDTLNICLLIFCAFQVIVFAYIYYATVRPLNKLNKAALEYTKGNYTYSRPLHTTDEFGTLSNSLAYMAGEIRNLDNYQKKFVANISHDFRSPLTSIKGYAEALLDGTIPYEMKDKYLGIISFETERLTKLTSGLLTLNGFENRGTLLEITSFDINHIIKKTAESFEGSCKDKKITLNLIFSNKVTLVDADMGKIQQVLYNLLDNAIKFSHHSSTIKISTQEKGDKVFISVKDYGIGIPKESINKVWERFYKTDSSRGKDKKGTGLGLSITKEIISAHNENINVISTQGVGTEFVFTLPRTDGFI, encoded by the coding sequence ATGAAACGGACCCTTTTTATGAAACTCATCCTGCTTTATTTTGCTTCGGCAGTATTTATGTTCCTGCTGCTGAATACCTATGGTTTAAATCATTATGCGGAAAAGCTGGTGGAAGAAAAGAAGATGCAGCTCTATACCCAGGCGCTGTCCATCTCCAACGATTATATGTCAGATTTTTATAATCAGAAGCTTTCCCTGTCGGATTTATCTTCAAAGGTCAAAGCAATGTCCACCATGCTGGATGCAAGGATATGGATCGTCAACAAGAACGGGACTGTACTTTATGATACCACTCCCTCGGATACCGGAAACGACTATATAAACATCTTTGAGCTGGACTCAGATTTCTTATATCAGCCCTTTCCTGCCACCGGCAGTTTAGAAAGCGTCTTAAAAACACCTATGGTAAGCGTTGTATATAAGGTATTATATAAATATCAGGTACGAGGTTATGTAGTAATTCATTATTCCTATGATAAAATACACAAATCAAGCCTGGGTTTTACTGATACCCTGAATATCTGCCTGCTTATATTCTGTGCTTTTCAAGTCATAGTATTTGCTTACATTTATTACGCAACCGTTCGCCCATTAAACAAACTAAACAAAGCTGCGCTGGAATACACAAAAGGCAACTACACCTATTCCAGACCCCTTCACACCACAGATGAGTTCGGCACATTATCCAATTCCTTGGCATATATGGCTGGTGAAATTCGAAATCTGGATAATTACCAGAAGAAATTTGTGGCAAATATCTCCCACGATTTCCGCTCTCCCCTAACCTCTATCAAAGGTTATGCAGAGGCTCTTTTAGATGGTACCATTCCTTATGAGATGAAAGACAAATACCTTGGAATCATCTCTTTTGAAACGGAGCGTCTAACCAAGCTTACAAGCGGCCTGCTGACCCTGAATGGTTTTGAGAACAGGGGTACCCTGTTAGAGATTACCTCCTTTGATATCAATCATATTATTAAGAAAACTGCGGAAAGCTTTGAAGGCTCCTGTAAGGATAAGAAAATCACCCTAAACCTGATTTTCTCCAATAAGGTGACCCTGGTAGATGCAGATATGGGGAAAATTCAACAGGTATTATATAATCTGTTGGATAACGCCATAAAGTTCAGCCACCATAGTTCCACTATCAAGATTTCCACGCAGGAAAAAGGTGATAAGGTGTTCATTTCTGTGAAAGATTACGGTATCGGTATACCAAAAGAGAGCATTAATAAGGTATGGGAGCGCTTCTACAAGACCGATTCCTCCAGAGGCAAGGATAAGAAGGGTACAGGTCTTGGTCTGTCCATAACAAAGGAAATTATCAGCGCCCATAATGAGAATATAAATGTTATCAGTACCCAGGGTGTAGGAACAGAATTTGTATTTACACTGCCACGTACAGATGGTTTTATCTAA
- a CDS encoding ABC transporter ATP-binding protein: MKVKHFLNELYKMISLLKEMKWIYFFALFLSCTINVTSNVLSAFVNKNMIKTVETGDMHFLFSGFVLAIIAFLIGIILFPFCIYLKVSVIKKAMAELKLKVFRQVVELPLSYHDSKHSGDLTSRMMNDINSIESSLNDDMQMAGVSLIGGICSAVLMLRMDFRLALITMVIGFLSAKANIAFSGSLRILGNKIQESYGVLNQYLIDITTGYRTTMIFNIGSIITGRYIRESQENASLNYKRVCKNSQLNGINYLSGVLSMTGVYVIGVLMVLSGQIELDTVVVIVGLQKGVNYMFLNIGKFRAQLQGAFAGASRISELLEEIPEPDRREGNSEVRNETECGEILLENVRFLYNGQDTLINNITLNIYKGSAVALTGVSGAGKSTIIKLLMGFYPLSSGNIYINNKSIDALSLKALRNQIAYVPQDAYLFNGTIEENIRYGKINATTEEIAEAAKKANAHHFIMKMPDAYDTMVGESGKKLSGGQRQCISIARAILKDAPILLLDEATSALDSNSEELVQKGLADVFKNKTALVVAHRLSTIERANEVYVLKKGKLAAAQKA, translated from the coding sequence ATGAAAGTTAAGCATTTCTTAAATGAATTATATAAAATGATTTCTTTATTAAAGGAAATGAAATGGATCTATTTTTTCGCGCTGTTTCTCAGCTGTACGATTAATGTAACTAGTAATGTATTAAGTGCCTTTGTTAATAAAAATATGATCAAGACAGTAGAAACAGGAGATATGCATTTTCTGTTCAGTGGATTTGTTCTGGCTATCATAGCATTTTTGATAGGTATAATTCTATTTCCATTTTGCATTTATCTTAAAGTAAGTGTAATAAAGAAAGCAATGGCTGAGTTAAAGTTAAAGGTGTTCAGACAGGTAGTTGAATTGCCCCTGTCTTATCATGATAGTAAGCATAGCGGAGATTTGACATCTAGAATGATGAATGATATAAATTCAATTGAAAGTTCATTAAATGATGATATGCAAATGGCAGGTGTATCATTAATCGGTGGAATTTGCTCAGCTGTTTTAATGCTTCGGATGGACTTCCGGTTAGCACTGATAACTATGGTAATTGGTTTTCTTTCTGCAAAAGCTAATATAGCCTTTTCCGGATCCTTGCGTATACTGGGAAATAAGATTCAGGAATCTTATGGGGTGTTGAATCAATATTTAATTGATATAACAACAGGTTATCGGACAACGATGATATTTAACATAGGAAGTATAATTACAGGCAGATATATCAGGGAAAGTCAGGAAAATGCATCACTTAACTATAAACGTGTCTGTAAGAATTCACAGCTAAATGGTATAAATTATTTGTCCGGAGTATTAAGTATGACGGGAGTCTATGTAATAGGAGTACTAATGGTATTGAGCGGTCAAATTGAATTGGATACAGTGGTTGTAATTGTAGGCTTGCAAAAAGGTGTAAATTATATGTTCTTAAATATTGGGAAATTTAGAGCTCAGCTACAAGGCGCTTTTGCCGGAGCCTCCCGTATATCAGAGTTACTGGAAGAGATCCCGGAACCTGATAGGAGAGAGGGGAATTCAGAGGTAAGAAACGAGACAGAATGTGGTGAAATTCTGTTAGAGAATGTTAGGTTTCTGTATAATGGCCAGGATACATTAATAAATAATATAACGTTGAATATATACAAAGGGAGTGCAGTTGCATTGACCGGGGTCAGTGGAGCTGGAAAGAGTACCATCATTAAATTACTAATGGGTTTTTATCCCTTAAGTTCGGGGAATATTTATATAAACAACAAATCAATTGATGCGCTTAGCCTGAAAGCATTAAGAAATCAGATTGCCTATGTGCCTCAAGATGCCTATTTGTTTAACGGTACAATCGAAGAGAATATAAGATACGGTAAGATAAATGCCACCACAGAAGAGATAGCAGAAGCCGCTAAAAAAGCAAATGCCCATCATTTTATAATGAAGATGCCGGATGCTTATGATACAATGGTAGGCGAAAGCGGGAAGAAACTTTCAGGCGGACAAAGACAGTGTATTTCTATTGCACGGGCTATCTTAAAAGATGCGCCTATCCTGTTGTTGGATGAAGCTACATCTGCATTGGATTCGAATTCAGAAGAATTGGTTCAAAAGGGACTGGCGGATGTATTTAAGAATAAAACGGCACTTGTCGTAGCGCATCGCCTTTCAACTATTGAAAGAGCAAATGAAGTTTATGTATTAAAAAAGGGTAAACTAGCGGCTGCTCAAAAGGCCTAA
- a CDS encoding response regulator transcription factor has protein sequence MAAKQKILIVDDDVNIAELISLYLTKECFDTLMVHDGEEAITKFAEYQPNLILLDLMLPGIDGYEVCREIRKNSSVPIIMLSAKGEIFDKVLGLELGADDYIIKPFDSKELVARVKAVLRRFHPAVNQPPAPAAPEQTGDYVSYPDLIINQSNYSVLYFGGTIEMPPKELELFYFLASHPNQVFTREQLLDHIWGYEYIGDTRTVDVHIKRLREKIKDHTSWSLSTVWGIGYKFDVKK, from the coding sequence ATGGCTGCCAAGCAGAAAATTCTCATAGTAGATGATGATGTAAATATTGCAGAGTTAATCTCTCTCTATCTGACGAAGGAGTGCTTCGATACCTTAATGGTGCACGACGGAGAAGAAGCCATTACCAAGTTCGCAGAATATCAGCCCAATCTGATACTGCTGGATCTAATGCTTCCGGGTATTGACGGTTATGAAGTATGCCGTGAGATCAGAAAGAATTCTTCCGTCCCAATTATCATGCTCTCTGCCAAAGGTGAAATATTTGATAAAGTATTAGGTCTGGAGCTGGGTGCGGATGATTATATCATAAAACCATTTGACTCCAAAGAACTGGTAGCAAGGGTTAAGGCAGTTCTAAGACGCTTTCATCCTGCCGTAAATCAGCCGCCTGCTCCTGCAGCTCCGGAACAAACCGGTGATTATGTTTCTTACCCCGACCTTATTATTAATCAGAGCAACTATTCCGTATTATATTTTGGTGGTACCATAGAAATGCCTCCCAAGGAGCTGGAGCTATTTTACTTTCTGGCATCCCATCCCAATCAGGTATTCACAAGGGAGCAACTCTTAGACCATATCTGGGGATATGAATATATTGGTGATACCAGAACAGTAGATGTGCATATTAAGAGGCTTCGTGAGAAGATCAAAGACCACACCTCCTGGAGCTTATCCACCGTGTGGGGAATTGGTTACAAATTCGATGTAAAAAAATAA